The Naumovozyma dairenensis CBS 421 chromosome 1, complete genome genome includes a region encoding these proteins:
- the RPG1 gene encoding translation initiation factor eIF3 core subunit a (similar to Saccharomyces cerevisiae RPG1 (YBR079C); ancestral locus Anc_3.303), producing the protein MAPPALRPENAIKRAEELISVGESQAALQSLYDFITARRIRWAAPASVEPIVFKFLELGVELKKGKMLKDGLHQYKKLIQGTPEGLVSVGAVARKYVDVVEIKMAAEQAKEDKKIEVDDDLEGGVTPENLLISASEEDQSVGGFNDEAITSWTKFTWEAYRSVLDLLRNNSHLEITYSGVVSRTMQFCLKHNRKNEFKRLAEMLRQHLDAANYQQNKSGSNIIDLNDSATLQRYLDQRFNQVTVSVKLELWHEAFRSVEDVYHLMKMSKAPPKKSVLAKYYENLVKIFFVSGDQLLHTTAWKKFYQIYSTNPNATEDDFKTYASTILLSALSIKLDEVPSVGYDSQQRLYRLLGLESKPTRKEVIASILESDIGSHVDPTVKQFYELLEINYNVGTIKEDLAKLLPQLESKPYFKQYVQSLRDILVRKIFVSASTAYTTVKIDELYELATLPAPFDLTYWNLERALLEAAIDDYVSFSIDYATSSITFVKDPLEVFSVAAEPERVEEEEQQEEAETEEGEEIEPAEVEAEAEVEPEQPVVTRNSYIRNRLAELSDLLHEVESFNEMSYMEKVKLARENLIKQNRDTIERIKSSAEERAKKSHEQKKKYMESAAMYAEQNAELKTQRIMEERAAMEAKLEEEAHRRLVEKKKRELENLKAAEVKKFIDEVNEKGHVYIDPNEVKGLELKQLRDLVVGQLSKGKEELEERMNFAIKKLDYTERAIRKTELPILQKEADAMRDADLVKYDAMKKKIVDAAKAEHDAKLQDHERLVQVYDDYTALKERLVSANDEKMRSIREEKQNQLEAAKKARIEEVRKQRYEEAVAKRKIDIENAARAKHQAQQDEILRKQREIEEKLARKDAQSAPIAASAPVVASGESKPMSFAEKLRAKKEAQRAAGGESPSVPSPSPAPVSSPVPAAAPVASSPAPTKSAPKTKADLDEIARKQREMEEAIEKKLSGGRSPAPTPAAQTSSASPTPTADSGKLSFAEKMKLRRAGKK; encoded by the coding sequence ATGGCTCCCCCAGCTTTACGTCCTGAGAACGCCATTAAGAGAGCTGAAGAGCTTATCTCAGTAGGCGAATCCCAAGCTGCTTTACAATCACTTTATGATTTCATTACAGCCAGAAGAATCCGTTGGGCTGCTCCAGCTTCCGTTGAGCCAATTGTCTTCAAGTTCTTGGAATTAGGTGttgaattgaagaaaggGAAGATGTTGAAAGATGGtcttcatcaatataaAAAGTTGATCCAAGGTACTCCAGAAGGTTTAGTTTCTGTTGGTGCTGTTGCACGTAAATACGTCGATGTTGTTGAGATCAAGATGGCTGCTGAACAAGCcaaagaagataaaaaaattgaagtcgatgatgatttagaagGTGGTGTTACTCCTGAAAATTTGCTGATCTCTGCATCTGAAGAAGATCAATCAGTTGGTGGGTTTAATGACGAAGCTATCACTTCATGGACCAAGTTTACTTGGGAAGCTTATCGTTCTGTTTTGGATCTTTTGAGAAATAATTCCCACTTAGAAATCACTTACTCAGGTGTTGTTAGCAGAACTATGCAATTTTGTTTAAAACATAACCGTAAGAATGAATTCAAGAGATTAGCTGAAATGTTACGTCAACATTTAGACGCTGCTAACTAtcaacaaaacaaaagtGGTAGCAATATTATTGACTTGAACGATTCTGCTACTTTACAACGTTACTTAGATCAACGTTTCAACCAAGTTACAGTTTCTGttaaattagaattatGGCACGAAGCTTTCAGATCCGTTGAAGAtgtttatcatttaatgaagatgTCCAAGGCTCCTCCAAAAAAATCTGTTTTGGCCAAATACTATGAAAATCTTgttaaaattttcttcgTTTCAGGCGACCAATTGTTACATACTACCGCATGGAAGAAATTCTATCAAATCTACTCTACCAATCCGAACGCTACTGAAGATGACTTCAAGACATATGCCTCTACCATCTTACTCTCTGCCCTATCTATTAAATTAGATGAGGTTCCATCTGTCGGATATGATTCTCAACAACGTCTCTACCGTTTACTAGGCCTAGAATCTAAGCCTACTAGGAAAGAAGTCATTGCTTCTATTTTAGAAAGTGACATTGGTAGTCATGTTGATCCAACAGTCAAGCAATTTTAcgaattattagaaatcAATTACAACGTTGGTACTATCAAGGAAGATTTAGCCAAGTTATTGCCTCAACTAGAATCTAAACCATATTTCAAACAATATGTTCAATCTTTGAGGGATATTCTTGTTAGAAAAATCTTTGTTAGCGCTTCAACTGCATATACTACTGTGAAGATTGACGAATTATATGAATTAGCTACTCTACCAGCTCCTTTCGATTTAACTTACTGGAATCTCGAAAGAGCATTATTGGAAGCTGCTATTGATGATtatgtttccttttctatTGACTATGCTACCTCTTCAATTACTTTCGTTAAAGATCCATTGGAAGTCTTTTCAGTTGCTGCTGAACCAGAACGTgtcgaagaagaagagcaacaagaagaagctgaaactgaagaaggagaagaaattgaacCAGCTGAAGTAGAAGCTGAAGCTGAAGTTGAACCAGAACAACCTGTTGTTACCCGTAACAGTTATATCCGTAACAGATTAGCTGAATTATCTGACTTGTTACATGAAGTTGAAAGTTTCAATGAAATGTCATATATGGAAAAGGTCAAACTAGCTCGtgaaaatttgattaaACAAAATAGAGATAccattgaaagaattaaatcatCTGCTGAAGAACGTGCTAAGAAATCACACgaacaaaagaagaaatatatgGAATCTGCTGCTATGTATGCTGAACAAAATGCTGAATTGAAAACTCAACGTATTATGGAAGAAAGAGCCGCCATGGAAGCtaaattggaagaagaagctcATCGTCGTTTGgttgaaaagaagaagcgTGAActtgaaaatttaaaggCAGCAGAAGTcaaaaaattcattgatgaaGTTAACGAAAAGGGTCATGTTTACATTGATCCAAATGAAGTTAAGGGTTTagaattgaaacaattgaGAGATTTAGTTGTTGGTCAATTGTCAAAGggtaaagaagaattggaGGAACGTATGAATTTTGCtatcaagaaattagaTTACACTGAAAGAGCTATCAGAAAGACTGAACTACCTATCTTACAAAAGGAAGCTGATGCTATGAGGGATGCTGATCTTGTCAAATATGATGCtatgaaaaagaagattgTTGATGCTGCTAAAGCTGAACATGATGCTAAATTGCAAGATCATGAACGTTTAGTTCAAGTTTACGATGACTATACTGCCTTGAAGGAACGTTTAGTTTCTGCTAATGATGAGAAGATGCGTTCAATCCGTGAGGAAAAGCAAAATCAACTTGAAGCTGCGAAGAAGGCCAGAATTGAGGAAGTACGTAAACAACGTTACGAAGAAGCCGTTGCTAAACGTAagattgatattgaaaatgctGCAAGAGCCAAACATCAAGCCCAACAAGATGAAATTCTACGTAAACAaagagaaattgaagaaaaacttGCACGCAAAGATGCTCAATCTGCTCCAATTGCCGCCAGTGCTCCAGTTGTTGCTAGCGGTGAATCTAAACCAATGTCTTTTGCTGAAAAATTGAGAGCCAAGAAAGAAGCTCAAAGAGCTGCAGGCGGTGAAAGTCCCTCAGTTCCATCACCATCTCCAGCTCCTGTTTCTTCTCCTGTTCCAGCTGCTGCTCCAGTTGCAAGTTCTCCAGCACCAACTAAATCAGCTCCAAAGACCAAGGCTGATCTTGATGAAATTGCACGTAAGCAAAGAGAAATGGAGGAAgctattgaaaagaaactaTCTGGTGGTAGATCTCCTGCTCCAACCCCAGCAGCTCAAACCAGTTCGGCCAGTCCTACTCCAACTGCTGATTCAGGTAAATTATCTTTTGCTGAAAAGATGAAGTTAAGAAGAGCTGGTAAGAAATAA
- the EMC10 gene encoding Emc10p (similar to Saccharomyces cerevisiae YDR056C; ancestral locus Anc_3.305) yields MRTSLFLLFLPFTLCEKVTLSARNVTGANQPEYPLGLIELDISDNNATTIIQGDFSNIPTGPYCIGATFEESGKNIPCFSYLQLENPFHYDLIIDLQGEEISKLSLLHNIEKDGINAIIREPINGPVAPAIKLKKITKTYADKKANKQSGSEQFAEEDEEPVEGSWIQNNWKMLLVGLLVYNLVANRSTGGEKEE; encoded by the coding sequence ATGAGGACTTCTTTATTTCTGTTGTTTTTACCTTTTACGTTGTGTGAGAAGGTCACATTATCTGCGAGGAATGTTACTGGAGCAAATCAACCAGAATATCCATTAGGATTAATTGAACTAGATATCTCCGATAATAATGCAACTACTATAATCCAAGGTGACTTTTCTAATATTCCAACGGGTCCATACTGCATCGGTGCAACGTTCGAAGAAAGTGGGAAGAATATCCCATGTTTCTCATATCTGCAACTAGAAAATCCCTTTCATTACGATTTGATTATTGATCTTCAAGGTGAAGAGATAAGCAAACTTTCCCTCCTACATAACATAGAAAAGGATGGAATCAATGCCATTATTAGAGAACCAATAAACGGACCAGTTGCACCAGCCATTAAACTAAagaaaattacaaaaacaTATGCTGACAAGAAGGCTAACAAACAAAGTGGTTCAGAGCAATTtgctgaagaagatgaagagCCTGTAGAAGGATCTTGGATACAGAACAATTGGAAGATGTTACTTGTCGGGCTACTGGTTTATAATTTGGTTGCCAATAGATCGACAGGGGGGGAAAAAGAAGAGTGA
- the SPT7 gene encoding SAGA histone acetyltransferase complex subunit SPT7 (similar to Saccharomyces cerevisiae SPT7 (YBR081C); ancestral locus Anc_3.307) → MKLEAKIPVVNYQRTNCSKLLKLTDKLFNDNVFEQYLTPQQLVVLEYILSLSDQEKKAQIWDALMNGNISLNVAISSFVTTPNNNDNENNNETLHTNTSSAAVSTPHTPASNNVSNNNEKLQNDQDELSKLDLEELKQHINGDQFIGNLSLKVRYVLWQCAIDATYDDPQDDDLPFEESRNPLDYVLLDMDSDNEEEKNNTSSQNITDFKRLQKEDEEEEDNYDIDEDEDEDGDEDGDKQLAEQSKGNKNINEDRENGLDVDLKINDNNQLILTLNISKSTLSKLRTSNIERIMNTWNKVYHNFEYDKETMLKRLKLQENDDLLESSKKKRSHEEIEDESNDLNNRGTNSEAITIKNENDGGDVTEKDNQYVDNKRPKQESVSLPVNLGIANLSLKHLLTSIQQNKSKLNISDYELKHLIVDVRKNRSKWTSDERIGQEELYEACEKVVLELRNYTEHSTPFLNKVSKREAPNYHLVIKKSMDLNTVLKKLKTFQYESKQEFVDDIMLIWKNCLTYNSDPSHFLRAHAIAMQKKSLNLIPMIPDITIRNRADVEKEIEGNEKDKDYEEEEEVAGSGRKGLNMGAHMLTKNNTQLPNGTETTMTNETEEETNDEQLPANSHLEKDISSTSSSKVEDKLNNKVDETRKEEDGVEEENENEAEEDEEDEDEDETDTHLYIAEKDDDRDDVELYTWKSSTATVRAEICLKRSEYFKDGKLNIDAGAFLKDSQKMKYFQQLFEEYKEQKRQEAYRQKLEQDSIMKNGFGTVIKQEHEENNMLDQQGQSNGSETKTLFEKGGTEIEMDNTMFLQEYDASNSIPEIGFKGISSEILNKQEDVAVKLLLTSDTRKESSLLANKDHGLTPKLNKNILLIQQIRHICHKISLIRLLQNPSFLQNSKNANANALLNSHQYKFSNIDNSVDLDPISQLPNHDYKTNKNVMWKVLHKNVSKLAMTNGFESSQPAALNMLTEIAGDYLSNLVKTIKIHHETNSLNTIKGSVNLQMSLLENGINRPDDLYTYIEREFHKKTKKLSDLKVKLEKFLKDLLRPSLQELSERNFEDESQSFLTGDFASELTGEDFFGFKELGLEKEFGVLTSSVPLQLLTSQFQTAGDVAKVQDKKIQEEELNGITYSRLTKSQLDNNSCWGTLMPLLKIAYSKSKNYSLKPTKINGNGEEPSNVDTDSGDYVILEDDDMILKTKLGTKVRLPPTGKISAIYRKRPVADAFFLPEDEGKTQEAQVTEDGEPPEEEENMMPSKPDLLQDSLMFGTPVQNGFGIEEEFSNFDNSSNSFSLSLPKLEH, encoded by the coding sequence atgaaattagaGGCGAAAATACCGGTAGTGAATTACCAGAGGACGAATTGTtctaaattattgaaattaacagataaattattcaatgataaTGTATTTGAACAATATTTAACGCCTCAACAATTAGTAGTTTTAGAATATATCCTATCATTGTCTGACCAGGAGAAAAAAGCTCAAATTTGGGATGCTTTAATGAATGGAAATATCTCATTGAATGTCGCAATATCATCCTTCGTAACTACcccaaataataacgacAATGAGAACAATAATGAAACCCTGCATACCAATACTAGTAGTGCTGCAGTTTCTACACCTCATACACCAGCTAGTAATAATGTtagtaacaataatgaaaaattacaaaatgatCAAGATGAATTGTCGAAACTTGATttagaagaattaaaaCAACATATTAATGGAGACCAGTTCATTGGAAACCTTTCCTTAAAGGTTAGGTACGTTCTTTGGCAATGTGCAATTGATGCTACTTATGATGATCCGCAAGATGATGACCTTCCCTTTGAAGAATCTAGAAACCCTTTAGATTATGTTTTATTAGATATGGATtcagataatgaagaagaaaaaaacaatactAGTTCCCAAAATATAACAGATTTTAAAAGGCTTCAAAAAGAAGACGAAGAGGAGGAGGACAAttatgatattgatgaagatgaagatgaagatggagACGAAGATGGAGACAAACAACTTGCGGAGCAAAGCAaaggaaataaaaatatcaatgaGGATAGGGAAAACGGTTTAGAtgttgatttgaaaattaatgataataaccAACTGATCCTAACTCTtaacatttcaaaatcaacattATCAAAACTACGAACGAGTAATATAGAAAGAATAATGAACACTTGGAACAAAGTATatcataattttgaatatgataAGGAAACAATGTTGAAACGACTGAAGTTACAAGAAAACGATGACTTGCTCGAAAGttcgaagaaaaaaaggagccatgaagaaattgaagatgaatcaAATGATCTAAACAATAGAGGAACGAACTCAGAAGctataacaataaaaaatgaaaatgatggaGGAGACGTCACTGAAAAGGATAACCAATATGTTGACAATAAAAGACCTAAACAAGAAAGTGTAAGTTTACCAGTAAACTTGGGAATTGCaaatctttctttaaaaCATCTATTGACCTCTATTCAGCaaaataaatctaaattaaatatatcagATTATGAATTGAAACATCTAATTGTAGATGTTAGAAAAAATAGATCTAAATGGACTTCAGATGAAAGAATTGGTCAAGAGGAACTGTACGAAGCTTGTGAAAAAGTTGTTTTAGAATTAAGGAATTATACTGAACATTCAACGCCATTCCTCAATAAAGTCAGTAAAAGAGAGGCCCCTAATTATCATTTGGTTATCAAAAAGTCTATGGATTTGAATACagtattgaaaaagttgaaaacCTTCCAATATGAATCGAAACAAGAATTCGTCGACGATATTATGTTAATATGGAAAAATTGTCTGACTTATAATTCAGATCCGAGCCATTTCTTAAGAGCACACGCTATTGCAATGCAAAAGAAATCCTTAAATTTGATACCCATGATTCCTGATATTACTATAAGGAATAGAGCAGATgtggaaaaggaaattgagGGGAATGAGAAAGATAAAGattatgaagaagaagaagaagttgcTGGTTCTGGGAGAAAGGGTTTAAACATGGGAGCTCATATGTtaacaaaaaacaacacACAACTTCCAAATGGTACCGAAACCACAATGACTAATGAAACTGAAGAGGAAACCAATGATGAACAATTGCCTGCCAACAGTCATTTAGAAAAAGATATTTCCTCCACTTCTTCCAGTAAAGTCGAAGACAAACTCAACAACAAAGTGGATGAAACaaggaaagaagaagatgggGTGGAAgaggaaaatgaaaatgaggCAGAAGAGgacgaagaagatgaagacgaagatgaaACGGATActcatttatatatagcagaaaaagatgatgacCGTGATGATGTCGAATTATATACATGGAAGTCTTCCACTGCAACTGTGCGTGCTGAAATATGTCTAAAACGATctgaatatttcaaagatgGTAAACTAAATATAGATGCAGGTGCCTTCTTGAAGGACTCCCaaaagatgaaatattttcaacaaCTCTTTGAAGAATACAAGGAACAGAAACGTCAAGAAGCATATAGACAAAAACTAGAACAGGATtctataatgaaaaatggattTGGAACTGTAATCAAACAAGAACATGAAGAGAACAACATGCTTGATCAACAAGGCCAAAGTAATGGGAGTGAGACAAAGActctttttgaaaaaggCGGTACCGAAATTGAGATGGACAATACAATGTTCCTCCAGGAATATGATGCAAGCAACTCTATCCCTGAAATTGGTTTTAAAGGTATAAGCTCTGAGATATTGAATAAACAGGAAGATGTAGCGGTGAAACTTCTATTGACCTCCGATACTAGGAAAGAAAGTAGCCTATTAGCCAACAAAGATCATGGATTAACTCCAAAGCTTAATAAAAACATTTTATTGATTCAACAGATTAGGCATATATGCCATAAAATATCTTTGATTAGATTACTACAAAATCCCTCGTTTTTACAAAACTCCAAAAATGCCAATGCTAATGCGCTCCTAAACTCACATCAATacaaattttccaatatcGATAATTCTGTGGATTTAGATCCAATTTCACAACTGCCGAATCATGACTATAAGACtaataaaaatgtaatGTGGAAAGTGTTACATAAGAATGTCTCGAAACTTGCCATGACGAATGGTTTTGAAAGTTCACAACCTGCAGCTCTTAATATGCTTACTGAGATTGCTGGCGATTACTTATCCAACTTAGTCAAAACGATTAAAATTCATCACGAGACAAATTCCCTTAATACAATCAAAGGAAGTGTCAATTTACAAAtgtcattattagaaaatggTATTAACAGGCCTGATGATTTATATACTTACATAGAGCGAGAATTCCATaagaagacgaagaagTTAAGTGACTTAAAGGtcaaattagaaaaatttctGAAGGATTTATTACGCCCCTCGTTACAAGAATTATCGGAACGtaattttgaagatgaaagtCAAAGTTTCTTGACTGGTGATTTTGCGTCAGAGCTTACTGGAGAAGATTTCTTTGGTTTTAAAGAGTTGGGTTTAGAGAAAGAGTTTGGTGTCTTAACTTCGTCAGTACCATTACAATTACTAACTTCCCAATTCCAAACCGCTGGTGATGTGGCTAAGGTTCAAGACAAGAAgattcaagaagaagaattgaatgGAATTACTTATTCTAGACTCACCAAGAGTCAacttgataataattccTGCTGGGGTACTTTGATGCCATTACTGAAAATTGCATACTCCAAATCCAAAAATTACTCATTGAAACCTACTAAGATAAATGGAAATGGAGAGGAGCCTTCAAATGTAGACACAGATTCTGGAGATTATGTtatattagaagatgatgatatgatTCTGAAGACCAAATTAGGTACAAAGGTAAGGCTACCGCCAACTGGTAAAATCAGTGCAATCTACAGAAAGAGACCAGTCGCAGATGCATTCTTCCTTCCTGAAGACGAAGGAAAGACCCAAGAAGCTCAAGTAACGGAAGATGGCGAACCACctgaggaagaagaaaatatgatGCCTTCTAAACCCGATTTGTTACAAGATTCACTAATGTTTGGGACTCCTGTTCAGAATGGTTTTGGAATTGAGGAGGAGTTTTCTAACTTTGATAATAGTAGTAATTCCTTCAGCCTAAGCCTGCCGAAACTTGAACATTAA
- the SEC18 gene encoding AAA family ATPase SEC18 (similar to Saccharomyces cerevisiae SEC18 (YBR080C); ancestral locus Anc_3.304) → MDMFKLPLLGKNGSHAPPPDMSNIDARPRRLQVANCPNNAYALANVAAVSASDFPNNIYILVDNLFVFTTKHSNEVPPGTIGFNGNQRTWGGWSLNQEVQCRAFDLFKYSGKQSYLGSIDIEISFRSRGKAVATPFDQDELAAHFVKCFESQIFSPTQYLILDFKGFFFDLKVRNVQAIDLGDVEPGNALSTGIETKGILTKQTQINFFKGRDGLVNLKSSNSLRPRSDAVIRSDFKFEDLGVGGLDKEFTKIFRRAFASRIFPPSVIEKLGISHVKGLLLYGPPGTGKTLIARKIGTMLNAKEPKIVNGPEILSKYVGSSEENIRNLFKDAEAEYRAKGEDSSLHIIIFDELDSVFKQRGSRGDGTGVGDNVVNQLLAKMDGVDQLNNILVIGMTNRKDLIDIALLRPGRFEVQVEIHLPDEKGRLQIFEIQTKKMRENNMMDKDVNLAELAALSKNFSGAEIEGLVKSASSFAINKTVNIGKGATKLSTKDIAKLKVTREDFLNALSEVTPAFGINEEDLKSCVEGGMITYSDRVDAILRNGSRYVRQVRESDKSRLVSLLIHGPPGSGKTALAAAIALKSQFPFIRMISANELSGMSENAKISYIDSTFRDAYKSPLNILVIDSLETLVDWVPIGPRFSNNILQVLKVALKRKPPQDRRLLILTTTSTYSVLQQMDILSCFDNEIAVPNMTTLDEFNNVMIDSGFLDDEKRVKVINELAQVCPKFNVGIKKALTNIETARHDDDPVNEIVELMAQSV, encoded by the coding sequence ATGGATATGTTTAAATTACCGTTACTGGGTAAAAATGGATCCCATGCTCCACCACCCGATATGAGCAATATCGATGCTAGACCACGTCGTTTACAAGTAGCCAACTGTCCTAATAATGCTTATGCGTTAGCAAATGTAGCTGCTGTATCTGCATCTGATTTTCCTAATAACATTTACATATTAGTCGACAATCTTTTTGTATTTACAACTAAGCATTCGAATGAAGTTCCACCTGGTACAATCGGTTTCAATGGTAACCAACGTACATGGGGTGGCTGGTCCCTAAACCAAGAAGTGCAATGTAGAGCGTTcgatcttttcaaatattccGGTAAACAATCATACCTAGGTTccattgatattgaaatttcattCAGATCCAGGGGTAAAGCTGTTGCTACTCCATTCGATCAAGATGAGTTAGCAGCCCATTTTGTCAAATGTTTTGAATcacaaattttttctccTACGCAGTATTTAATCCTAGATTTTAAaggtttcttttttgacTTGAAAGTTAGAAATGTACAAGCCATTGATTTGGGTGATGTTGAACCAGGGAATGCACTATCTACAGGAATAGAGACCAAGGGAATCTTGACAAAACAAACacaaattaattttttcaaaggtAGAGATGGATTGgtaaatttaaaatcatcCAACTCTTTAAGGCCAAGATCTGATGCAGTTATTAGATCAGATTTTAAATTCGAAGACTTAGGTGTTGGTGGGTTAGATAAAGAATTTACCAAGATCTTTAGAAGGGCATTTGCAAGTAGAATTTTCCCACCGTCtgttattgaaaaattaggtATATCTCATGTAAAAGGGTTATTACTATATGGCCCACCCGGTACTGGTAAAACTTTAATTGCAAGGAAAATCGGTACAATGTTAAATGCTAAAGAGCCAAAAATTGTTAATGGTCCTGAAATCCTCAGTAAATACGTAGGGTCTTCAGAGGAAAATATTCgtaatttattcaaagatGCAGAAGCAGAATATAGAGCTAAGGGGGAAGACTCATCTTTacacattattattttcgaCGAGTTAGATTCTGTATTCAAACAAAGAGGTTCAAGAGGTGATGGTACAGGTGTTGGTGATAACGTTGTTAATCAATTACTAGCGAAAATGGATGGTGTTGAccaattgaataatatcttgGTGATTGGTATGACGAATCGTAAGGATTTGATTGATATCGCTTTATTACGTCCAGGTAGATTTGAAGTTCAAGTTGAAATTCATTTACCTGATGAAAAGGGTAGATTgcaaatttttgaaattcaaaCTAAGAAAATGAGAGAAAATAACATGATGGATAAAGATGTTAACTTAGCCGAGTTAGCTGCTCTATCGAAGAATTTCTCAGGTGCAGAAATCGAAGGTCTAGTGAAGAGTGCAAGTTCTTTCGCTATCAATAAGACAGTGAATATAGGCAAAGGAGCTACTAAATTGAGTACGAAAGATATCGCTAAATTAAAAGTGACCAGAGAAGATTTCTTGAATGCACTTTCAGAAGTTACGCCAGCTTTTGGtattaatgaagaagatttgaaaagttgTGTTGAAGGTGGTATGATTACTTACTCTGATAGAGTAGATGCTATATTAAGAAACGGGTCGCGTTATGTTCGTCAAGTCCGTGAAAGTGATAAATCGAGACTCGTTTCTTTATTGATTCATGGTCCTCCTGGATCAGGAAAAACAGCACTTGCAGCTGCAATTGCCTTAAAATCTCAATTTCCCTTTATTAGAATGATTTCGGCTAATGAACTTTCAGGTATGTCCGAGAATGCCAAGATATCCTACATTGACAGTACCTTTAGAGATGCATATAAGTCACCTTTAAATATCTTGGTTATTGATTCATTAGAAACATTGGTTGACTGGGTTCCTATTGGACCAAGATTCTCGAACAATATTTTACAGGTTCTAAAAGTCGCATTAAAGAGGAAACCACCACAAGATCGTCGTCTTCTAATTTTAACGACAACTTCTACTTATTCTGTTCTACAGCAAATGGACATACTAAGTTGCTTTGACAACGAAATTGCAGTTCCAAATATGACTACGCTAGACGAGTTCAATAATGTTATGATAGATAGTGGTTTCCTGGATGATGAAAAGAGAGTCAAAGTAATCAACGAATTAGCTCAAGTTTGTCCTAAGTTTAACGTCGGTATCAAGAAGGCACTAACTAACATTGAAACCGCTAGACATGACGATGACCCAGTGAATGAAATCGTCGAATTAATGGCGCAATCTGTATAA